ACCAAATCTTTTAATAGGTCCTTTCATCATCGCTGCATCTTTAGAAGGATTAAAAGCGAAAGAAGTCATTTTCTGTATAAATTCTGCTCTATTAGATGTAGCGCTTTTATATCGTTTTTTTATACCTGCAAGTGGCGGTGCAAGTAATTCGTCATGTGAACTGCTCTTTGGATCATGGCAGACGTAGCAATTTATTGCAAGTAAATTTGATGCTGAGTCAGACGTTATGGAAGAGGAATGGAGAGGCTCTTGATTCAATCCAGCAATACTCTCCTGCTTAGTATTTTGACAAGCAAAAGTAGCCAGCAATGTAAAAAAGAGAACTATCATTCCTGTTAGGCCAATTTTATTTTTTAAACTCATTTTCATATAGATTTTATATTTTTCTTAAACTCAATTGATGATTGCATCATATTCTTCTTGCGTTAAATATTGCGGCTGGTATGTCACTCCTTGATTTGCCAAGTTCTTAACGAACGACCTAAGATGATTTTCAGATCCCTGCATTAAGTTATTATAAACTGCTTCGATATCTTGATTGTCAACAAAAGCCTCTAATGCATTTTTAAGGTCTAGAATATCAATTTCCTCTATTGCAGCGCCTACCTTTAAAGCTTCGATGATACTTTGCTGACCAGTTTGCGTTAAGTCATCATATAATTGCTGGATATCATAATTAAAAAAAACACCTGATTCCTTCCTTGCTGCTGGGTCTTCTAAGTCATATCTGTTGAGCAGCATTAATACAGCATCCATATGGGATTGTTCGCTGGATGAAATATTATCAAATAGTGGTCTTGACCATTTTAGGTAAAGATAGTCGTACACATCCCTGGCTAATTTTTCTTCTTCTCGCATAAATAAAAGCGAAGATTGCTCACTCTCGCTCAGCGGTTCCAGCGGAAAGCCATCAATCATTTGGCTAAACTCGTCATTAACTTGCGGAACAATTTCATCATTTGCAGTATTACACGAAATAATACCTAAGGGTAGAAGAAAAAGGATATAGAAAGATAGCAATCTCATGATTTTTAGCTTTAGTACGTATGTAAGTTAAGACTAATAATATTGAGAAAGGGTAACTCTTGTTACACCTAGGCGAGTTTAAAATCTTTATCAAATACTGCTTAAACAACACTTGACCAAGCAAAACACAGCTAAATCCCTACATTGAATGTGAATTAGCTCCAATCAGAAGAGGATCAGTTAAAACAAGAAGAACACGATTATATCCCTCCCGGAAGAAAATATCAGCCAGACGCCTAAACTAGGAGACCTTCGGCTGGAAAATACATTCTTTACATGCATAAAGTCGGGGGCAATGCCAATTCCTTTCTTAATTCTGCATCAAAATTTTCTTGGGTTAATCCCACATTACCCAAAAGATCCCAAACATCATCGGCTCCACCTAGCAATTCCAGCAGTCCTACTTTTCCATATAAACGATAAGTTCTTTCACATATCAGAGCGCCTATCATATAGGGAATGGAGGTTTCACCCGCAAAGAATCGTTCGAAAGGCTCTAAATGTTGTAAAAAGTCAATCTCAGGATGCTTCTGGACATGACTTCTTAAGTTCGCTTTATGCCACGAATAGCTAAATACTCTACTTCCCCCTACATAGGTCGCCATTCCTTCATCGATTAGTGGAGTACCCGAAAGAACTAGTGCACTACTGTAAAGATGCATTATCTCGTGGGTGTAGTATTCCGAACTATTCCCTGAAAAAACGATGTTAAAGGTAGCAGCTAAACCACCTCCCCCTTCCCTATACATAATCGGGTTGTAATCAAAGCCTTTGATTTGAAACAGTTCCTCAAGGCCGGTGCATGAATAATAAGTGATTGGCATAGGATCGGTATCAAAGAATTCACAAATTTTGCTAATGTCCTCAAGCTGCTTTTCAGCCTCCTCCTCATTGAAATCTCTATCTGGCGAGATAACATATTCTATACTCCCTCTCTGAATTTTTTCCCAGTTCCTGGTAAAGTAAGGAAGTGGATGACTAAACAGTATGCCAGTGTCCGTTTTGTTGGCTACAATATTGAAAATGCTCTTGAGGGTATTTGCATTTGTGGTATCATTATGACCGATGAAAGCCAATTTAAGCAACTTCTTCTTTTCCTGCTCAGTACTGCCAATTTCCATTAAACTCGGCTGATAATAATATAAAGCGCTGTCTTTATGTTCAATTTCGTAAATATCTTGAAAGGGAAACCAAAATGTATCAAAGTCTTCTGCTAACCAATATTCATTCTCCTTGAAGGAATCATTCTTTGTTTCAAGAAACTTCTTCAGGCTGCTAATAATATCTTGATTTAAGGGGATTTCTTGATCAATAGAGGAAGAGATGCTTAATTGAGTGGCCTGTGGATTATCAGTTTTTTCCTCTTGAGTACATGAAAAAATAATTAATAGTAGAAAGATGATTAAGAATTTCTTCATTTTATCCGTTTCTGTTCCTGTCAAATCCAATAATAACCACAAAATACTAAAAAAAGCAAGCGAACAATTTAATTACAGCTAATTGACTTACAGATTAAGCAATCCTAACTTCATTTAAAACACCATTCTTAAACCAACAGCTTGCATATTAGCTACAAATTTCAAGCTATACTTTGGCCTGCTATAGCTGATGCTTTCCAAG
This is a stretch of genomic DNA from Marivirga harenae. It encodes these proteins:
- a CDS encoding c-type cytochrome, encoding MSLKNKIGLTGMIVLFFTLLATFACQNTKQESIAGLNQEPLHSSSITSDSASNLLAINCYVCHDPKSSSHDELLAPPLAGIKKRYKSATSNRAEFIQKMTSFAFNPSKDAAMMKGPIKRFGLMPKTALDQPQIEAIVTYIHDNEIPAPSWFGEHEKQMHKGQN
- a CDS encoding DUF2202 domain-containing protein, with the translated sequence MRLLSFYILFLLPLGIISCNTANDEIVPQVNDEFSQMIDGFPLEPLSESEQSSLLFMREEEKLARDVYDYLYLKWSRPLFDNISSSEQSHMDAVLMLLNRYDLEDPAARKESGVFFNYDIQQLYDDLTQTGQQSIIEALKVGAAIEEIDILDLKNALEAFVDNQDIEAVYNNLMQGSENHLRSFVKNLANQGVTYQPQYLTQEEYDAIIN